A genomic segment from Spinacia oleracea cultivar Varoflay chromosome 3, BTI_SOV_V1, whole genome shotgun sequence encodes:
- the LOC130469995 gene encoding uncharacterized protein, which yields MPEAVDGISTSYPARGHTHDPRIRIPFCINIMSAPKEPKAKAPIMDAYDGNSDPDMHWVAYRYHIDSFFLSIYGSQKEKKTSMHLGRIQQGKEDSLRRYVKQFNMEAGQIPDLSDGIALDNFVCGLKKGSLKFDLIKKSVKTMIDVLDEAEAFIHVTEICSFLNESKSTEPSGPSKFKRNNSTVRASGIWAVNDKTSGAHMLKRERPVADKTFEYNIDLCTILMDVGPRIEIERPFLIKSSMENRDFGLFCQFHNDIGHDTKDCRKLKRALHDLASRGFLKQYLRKIVSNNARSRKESPTPLSEDEDIPSD from the exons ATGCCCGAGGCGGTGGATGGGATCAGTACATCATATCCAGCAAGGGGTCATACCCACGATCCTAGGATACGCATCCCCTTCTGCATCAACATCATGTCTGCACCTAAAGAGCCCAAGGCGAAAGCTCCAATCATGGACGCTTACGATGGTAATTCTGATCCTGACATGCATTGGGTAGCATACCGGTATCACAT AGACTCTTTTTTCCTCTCGATTTATGGCTcacaaaaagagaaaaagacgaGTATGCATTTAGGACGCATACAACAGGGGAAGGAAGATTCATTGAGAAGATATGTAAAGCAGTTCAATATGGAAGCTggccaaatcccagacttgtcAGATGGAATAGCCCTTGATAACTTTGTGTGTGGGTTGAAGAAGGGATCTTTAAAATTTGACCTTATAAAAAAGAGTGTGAAGACAATGATAGATGTACTGGACGAAGCTGAAGCCTTCATACATGTTACAGAGATATGTAGTTTCCTAAACGAGTCGAAATCTACCGAACCCAGTGGCCCCTCCAAATTCAAGAGAAATAACTCTACTGTTCGGGCTAGTGGTATCTGGGCCGTAAATGATAAAACATCAGGAGCACACATGTTGAAGAGAGAACGTCCGGTGGCTGATAAAACATTTGAATACAACATAGATCTTTGCACAATCCTTATGGATGTGGGACCAAGGATAGAGATAGAGCGTCCTTTTCTAATTAAGTCGTCTATGGAGAATCGAGATTTCGGATTATTTTGCCAATTTCATAATGACATAGGTCATGACACCAAAGACTGCCGAAAATTAAAGAGAGCTTTGCATGATTTGGCATCCAGAGGTTTTTTGAAACAATATCTCCGCAAGATAGTTAGCAACAATGCTAGAAGTCGCAAAGAGTCACCAACGCCTCTGTCTGAAGATGAGGATATTCCATCGGACTGA